Proteins from one Vanessa atalanta chromosome 15, ilVanAtal1.2, whole genome shotgun sequence genomic window:
- the LOC125069222 gene encoding cuticle protein 38-like: MRSLVVLSALFAVSIAAPSYSALHYQAKALGGHDAITATVYEPVVETHALYAAPSAVYAAPAAVSHQSRVDVRTSSPTVVAAAPAVIAARTVVEPAVVAPVQTVVAAPAAVSHQSRVDVRSSAPTVVAAGPAVVAAKTYGSGQTVIATPTLVNVVPSATVYSGGSAVSHQSRVDVKTSPAVITEQVVEPTYVASPVVEVAPAVVDARSVYVSPSNAVYSAGSAVSHQSRVDVKSSPAVVAEKIVYGPSVYATTW, from the coding sequence ATGAGATCGCTGGTGGTGTTAAGTGCATTATTTGCGGTATCTATTGCTGCCCCATCGTATAGTGCGTTGCATTATCAAGCAAAGGCTTTAGGAGGCCACGATGCTATTACTGCTACCGTTTATGAGCCCGTAGTTGAAACTCACGCATTATATGCTGCACCTTCTGCTGTATATGCAGCTCCGGCAGCTGTTTCTCATCAGTCTCGAGTAGATGTACGTACTTCTTCGCCCACGGTGGTTGCCGCCGCACCTGCCGTTATTGCTGCACGGACTGTTGTAGAACCCGCTGTTGTTGCACCTGTACAGACAGTAGTTGCAGCTCCTGCAGCAGTATCTCACCAATCTCGTGTAGATGTACGATCGTCAGCACCAACAGTTGTAGCAGCTGGACCAGCCGTTGTTGCTGCAAAGACTTACGGATCTGGACAAACAGTTATTGCTACTCCAACTTTAGTTAATGTGGTTCCATCTGCTACTGTGTACTCAGGAGGTTCTGCTGTGTCACATCAATCTCGCGTAGATGTTAAGACATCACCTGCTGTGATTACGGAGCAAGTAGTTGAACCTACATATGTTGCTTCACCAGTTGTCGAAGTTGCTCCAGCTGTTGTTGATGCCCGATCTGTATACGTGTCTCCTTCTAACGCAGTTTATTCTGCCGGCTCAGCTGTTTCTCATCAATCTCGAGTGGATGTCAAATCTTCACCAGCTGTAGTTGCAGAAAAAATAGTTTATGGTCCGTCGGTATACGCTACGACTTGGTAa
- the LOC125069185 gene encoding cuticle protein 16.5-like yields MQSLVVFFALAAVACGSIIPLAQPAHHPALVLDPHGRPLDTAEVINARAIHLQAKALEPVGHAAYAPLAHAAVVAAPIAHSAIVAPAVVAAPAAAVSHQSRVDVRTSPAIVAHAAPVVAAAPVLGAHSLAAPWLGHSAHGLVAHGLAGHGLAGHGHYLKKRSLGHIAYSAPILAPSAVSHQSRVDVISSPAIVSHAVAAPVLSHAVAAPVVAHAIAPAAVSHQSRVDVRTSPAITVAAVAPVAHSVVAAAPLYHSAPLIHAAPLAHGAGHLVHGW; encoded by the coding sequence ATGCAATCGCTGGTGGTGTTCTTTGCTCTCGCCGCTGTGGCTTGCGGCTCAATCATCCCGTTGGCGCAGCCCGCGCATCACCCTGCGCTGGTGCTGGACCCCCACGGTCGTCCCCTCGACACCGCTGAAGTCATCAACGCTCGTGCCATCCACCTGCAGGCTAAGGCTCTGGAACCCGTTGGACATGCTGCTTACGCTCCTTTGGCCCATGCTGCCGTCGTAGCCGCCCCCATCGCTCACTCGGCAATCGTCGCCCCTGCAGTGGTCGCCGCTCCTGCTGCTGCTGTGTCCCACCAGTCTCGTGTGGATGTGCGCACCAGCCCTGCCATCGTAGCTCACGCCGCTCCCGTCGTAGCTGCCGCTCCCGTTCTCGGTGCTCACTCCCTCGCCGCTCCTTGGTTGGGTCACTCTGCTCACGGACTCGTTGCCCACGGACTTGCTGGACATGGACTCGCTGGACACGGTCACTACCTCAAGAAACGTTCCCTGGGACACATTGCCTACAGCGCACCCATCCTCGCCCCCTCTGCCGTGTCTCATCAGTCCCGTGTTGATGTAATCTCCAGCCCCGCTATCGTATCTCACGCCGTGGCCGCCCCAGTGCTGTCTCACGCTGTCGCTGCACCCGTCGTAGCTCACGCTATCGCCCCTGCTGCGGTATCTCACCAATCCCGTGTTGATGTGCGCACCAGCCCCGCTATCACCGTCGCTGCTGTCGCCCCTGTCGCCCACAGTGTCGTCGCTGCTGCCCCCCTCTACCACTCAGCTCCCCTCATCCACGCTGCTCCTTTGGCGCACGGTGCTGGTCACTTAGTTCATGGTTGGTGA
- the LOC125069221 gene encoding cuticle protein LPCP-23-like, producing MHSLVVFFALAAVAYGSIIPLAQPAHHPALVLDPHGRPLDTAEVINARAIHLQAKALEPVGHAAYAPLAHAAVVAAPIAHSAIVAPAVVAAPAAAVSHQSRVDVRTSPAIVAHAAPVVAAAPVLGAHSLAAPWLGHSAHGLVAHGLAGHGHYLKKRSLGHIAYSAPILAPSAVSHQSRVDVISSPAIVSHAVAAPVLSHAVAAPVVAHAIAPAAVSHQSRVDVRTSPAITVAAVAPVAHSVVAATPLISAHSYASPLLGYSAHGLSHLIKRRSLGHLVYSAPVVAPAAVSHQSRVDVISSPAIVSHAVATPVFSHAVAAPIVAHAVAPAAVSHQSRVDVRTSPAITVAAVAPVAHSVVAASPLIHSAPLAHGAGHLVHSW from the coding sequence ATGCATTCGCTGGTGGTGTTCTTTGCTCTCGCCGCTGTGGCTTACGGCTCAATCATCCCGTTGGCGCAGCCCGCGCATCACCCTGCACTGGTACTGGACCCCCACGGTCGTCCCCTCGACACCGCTGAAGTCATCAACGCTCGCGCCATCCACCTGCAGGCTAAGGCCCTGGAGCCCGTTGGACATGCTGCTTACGCTCCTTTGGCCCATGCTGCCGTCGTAGCCGCCCCCATCGCTCACTCGGCAATCGTCGCCCCTGCAGTGGTCGCCGCTCCTGCTGCTGCTGTGTCCCACCAGTCTCGTGTGGATGTGCGCACCAGCCCTGCCATCGTAGCTCACGCCGCTCCCGTCGTAGCTGCTGCTCCCGTTCTCGGTGCTCACTCCCTCGCCGCTCCTTGGTTGGGTCACTCTGCTCACGGACTCGTTGCTCACGGACTTGCTGGACACGGTCACTACCTTAAGAAACGTTCCCTGGGACACATTGCCTACAGTGCACCCATCCTCGCTCCCTCTGCCGTGTCTCACCAGTCCCGTGTTGATGTAATCTCCAGCCCCGCTATCGTATCTCACGCCGTGGCCGCCCCAGTGCTGTCTCACGCTGTCGCTGCACCCGTCGTAGCTCACGCTATCGCCCCTGCTGCGGTATCTCACCAATCCCGTGTTGATGTGCGCACCAGCCCCGCTATCACAGTTGCTGCAGTCGCACCCGTAGCTCACAGTGTCGTTGCTGCCACTCCTCTTATTTCTGCTCACTCTTACGCTTCTCCTTTGTTGGGCTACTCCGCTCACGGTCTTAGTCATCTTATTAAGAGACGCTCCCTTGGACACCTGGTTTACAGCGCTCCCGTTGTCGCCCCTGCTGCGGTCTCTCACCAATCCCGTGTTGATGTAATCTCCAGCCCCGCTATTGTTTCTCACGCTGTGGCCACCCCAGTGTTCTCTCACGCGGTAGCTGCACCCATCGTAGCTCACGCTGTTGCACCTGCCGCAGTATCTCACCAATCCCGAGTTGATGTGCGCACCAGCCCCGCTATCACTGTCGCTGCTGTCGCCCCTGTCGCCCACAGTGTCGTCGCTGCTTCTCCACTCATCCACTCCGCTCCTTTGGCGCATGGTGCTGGTCACTTAGTTCACAGCTGGTAG